The following DNA comes from Bacillota bacterium.
GGGAGCGCCTTTTTCCAGGGATACATACAATCAAATGTTGGAACTGGCCGAAAAGGGAATCTCTCAACTGGTCTCCATGCAGAGTCGCTTGATCACGGAGAAGATGGCGGGGAAGATCGGAGGGGGCAAGTCTTGAGGGACCGCAAGTACAAGTTGGTGGTGGCCTCGGGGAATAAGAACAAGTTGAGGGAGATCGAGGCTTTGCTCTCCGATTTGCCGTTGGAAATCCTCACTCCCGGGGATTTCCCCGATTGGCCTGCCGTCGAAGAAGACGGTGCAACGTTTCGGGAAAATGCACTAATAAAGGCGATGGCTGGTTACAAGCATACAGGATTGCCCTGTATTGCCGATGATTCGGGGCTGGAAGTTGATGCCCTGGGAGGAAGGCCGGGGGTGCATTCCTCTAGATATGCGGGGGAGAATGCCACCGATGCCGAAAACAACGCCAAATTGCTCCAAGAACTGGCTAATGTGCCGGCGGAGAAACGGACAGCACGCTTTTGTTGTGTGATCGCCTTTGTGGTGTCGGAAGGGGAAACCTTCTTTTCCACCGGCATCTGTCCCGGCAAGATTGGATACTTCCCCCAGGGGAGTAACGGTTTTGGCTATGATCCATTGTTCATTCCCGACAATTTTACGAGGACTTATGCAGAGCTTACAGCGGAAGAGAAAAACGTGATTAGCCACCGGGCCCGTGCCCTCAAGGAGTTCAAAGCGGTATTGCGTCAGTGGGTGGTATCAAAGGAAACCTCGTCGAAATAAATAATCGGTGCTTGCAGCTAGAAAGAAGAAAAGTAGCAAGAACATGAGTCTGGTGCCAAGAATGCCCAATAACCCGGTGGAAATCTAGTTTTGACTTGGCTATGGATTTGTGTTATACTTTCTTCTGCTTGGTTCTGCGGGGTGTGGCGCAGCTTGGTAGCGCGCCTGCCTTGGGAGCAGGAGGCCCGCGGTTCAAATCCGCGCACCCCGACCATTGCTCCTTGCTTAATTAGAGAAAATAGGTTATAATGATAGCGGCAAATGCGGGTGTAGCTCAATGGTAGAGCGGTGGCCTTCCAAGCCACATACGTGGGTTCGATTCCCATCACCCGCTCCATATTTGCGCCTGTAGCTCAGGGGATAGAGCAGGAGCCTTCTAAGCTCTGTGCCGGGGGTTCGATTCCTCCCAGGCGCACCAGAAATCATGGTGGGTGTAGCTCAGTTGGTTAGAGCGCCAGGTTGTGGCCCTGGAGGTCGGGGGTTCGAGTCCCCTCGCTCACCCCATTTTTATACCCGCCCGTAGCTCAGCTGGATAGAGTCGCTGACTTCGAATCAGAAGGTCGCAGGTTCGAGTCCTGCCGGGCGGGCCATCTCAAGCCCTTGAT
Coding sequences within:
- a CDS encoding XTP/dITP diphosphatase, producing MRDRKYKLVVASGNKNKLREIEALLSDLPLEILTPGDFPDWPAVEEDGATFRENALIKAMAGYKHTGLPCIADDSGLEVDALGGRPGVHSSRYAGENATDAENNAKLLQELANVPAEKRTARFCCVIAFVVSEGETFFSTGICPGKIGYFPQGSNGFGYDPLFIPDNFTRTYAELTAEEKNVISHRARALKEFKAVLRQWVVSKETSSK